One window of the Manihot esculenta cultivar AM560-2 chromosome 14, M.esculenta_v8, whole genome shotgun sequence genome contains the following:
- the LOC110630847 gene encoding protein SUPPRESSOR OF MAX2 1: protein MRAGLSTIQQTLTPEAVSVLNHSIAEASRRNHGQTTPLHVAATLLASPSGFLRQACIKSHPNSSHPLQCRALELCFSVALERLPTAQNLSPGHDPPISNALMAALKRAQAHQRRGCPEQQQQPLLAVKVELEQLIVSILDDPSVSRVMREASFSSPAVKATIEQSLNSSTSNSSAAAAASNSNSFGFGFRTPGAVPVPAPATNRNLYVNPRLQQGSIDQSGQQRNDEIKRVVDILLKNKRRNPVLVGESEPEMVVRELLKRIENKEIADGLLKNVHVIHLEKDFLDKMQIPAKIIELGGLIDSRIANLDCGGVILDLGDLKWLVEQPLNFAGAGGVQQQQQQQKIVSEAGRAAVAEMGKLLAQFAERSASGGGRRIWLIGTATCETYLRCQVYHPSMENDWDLQAVPIAPRAPLPGMFPRLGTNGILSNSVESFSPLKGLQTITPTLPRRLTENLDPAQRMSCCPQCMQNYEQELAKLTPKESEVSSSEFKSETNQLLPPWLKNAKSDDTDAKSLDKTVAKDQESSFKHKSLELQKKWHDKCLLLHPVYHQSNVSSERITQPALPMMSLYNANLLSRQPLQPKLGLNRNLGGCPQLNPNLFPSQPPGQAISPPGSPVRTDLVLGRPKSSENTPEKGREECIKDFSGCVASEQQIKLHDLQANKLLSALDADSFKRLLKGLLEKVWWQEEVASAVATTVTQCKLGNGKPRGNATKGDIWLLFTGPDEVGKKKMASAISELVFGSNPVMVSLSSRRDAGDSDVNFRGKTALDRTVEAVRRNPFSVIMLEDIDKADMLVRGSIKRAMERGRLSDSHGREISLGNVIFILTANGMPDNLKFLSNGVSLDEKKLMNLASGGWQLRLSLSEKTAKRRANWLLDEERPAKPKKDSGSALSFDLNEAAGAEEDKADGSRNSSDLTIDHEDEHVPNNRLQTPTASSLPREFLSSVDDNIEFKPVDFSLICCEVSNSITKRFSTIISDKIPFEIQEQALEKIAGGLWLSQSSLEEWTEKVLVPSLRQLKLQIPTCTEESSVVVQLESDRDSGSRCHGDWLPESVRVVLDGL from the exons ATGAGAGCTGGGCTCAGTACGATTCAGCAAACTCTCACCCCGGAGGCGGTGAGTGTTTTAAACCACTCAATAGCTGAAGCAAGCCGCCGGAACCATGGTCAGACTACGCCCCTTCATGTGGCGGCAACCCTTTTGGCTTCGCCGTCTGGGTTTCTCCGACAAGCGTGTATCAAATCTCACCCCAACTCCTCTCATCCTCTCCAGTGTAGAGCCTTGGAACTCTGTTTTAGTGTCGCTCTGGAGCGGCTTCCCACCGCCCAGAACCTTAGTCCAGGCCATGACCCACCAATCTCCAATGCCTTAATGGCGGCACTGAAGCGTGCTCAGGCTCACCAGCGACGCGGCTGTCCTGAGCAACAGCAACAGCCTCTTTTAGCGGTGAAAGTAGAGCTTGAACAGCTAATTGTATCAATTTTAGATGATCCTAGTGTTAGTAGAGTTATGAGGGAAGCTAGTTTTTCCAGCCCAGCAGTTAAAGCCACAATTGAGCAGTCTCTGAACTCCTCTACGTCCAATTCCTCTGCCGCTGCAGCCGCCtctaattcaaattcatttggATTCGGGTTTCGCACACCTGGAGCTGTGCCAGTTCCTGCGCCAGCAACAAATCGGAATTTGTATGTCAATCCCAGATTGCAACAAGGGAGTATAGACCAATCTGGGCAGCAGAGGAACGATGAAATTAAGCGAGTTGTCGATATTTTGTTAAAGAATAAGAGGAGGAATCCTGTTTTGGTTGGCGAATCTGAGCCGGAGATGGTTGTGAGGGAGCTATTGAAGAGAATAGAGAATAAAGAAATAGCAGATGGGTTGTTAAAGAATGTTCATGTGATTCATTTGGAAAAGGATTTTCTAGATAAGATGCAAATACCAGCGAAGATTATAGAATTAGGAGGCTTGATCGACTCTAGGATAGCGAATTTAGATTGTGGAGGGGTGATTCTTGATTTGGGTGATTTGAAATGGCTGGTTGAGCAGCCGTTGAACTTCGCAGGTGCTGGTGGAgtacagcagcagcagcagcagcagaagATTGTGTCTGAAGCTGGGAGGGCAGCGGTGGCAGAGATGGGGAAGCTCTTGGCCCAGTTTGCAGAGAGGAGTGCAAGTGGTGGGGGTAGAAGGATTTGGCTGATTGGAACTGCTACTTGTGAGACATATTTGAGGTGCCAGGTCTATCATCCTTCAATGGAAAATGATTGGGATCTTCAGGCAGTACCTATTGCTCCCAGAGCACCTCTTCCAGGAATGTTTCCCAG GCTTGGAACCAATGGGATTCTTAGCAACTCAGTTGAGTCTTTTTCACCTTTGAAGGGCCTTCAAACTATTACACCTACTCTACCAAGGCGTCTTACTGAGAACTTGGATCCTGCCCAAAGGATGAGTTGTTGCCCACAATGTATGCAGAATTATGAGCAAGAACTGGCAAAACTTACACCAAAAGAATCTGAGGTATCTTCGTCAGAATTTAAATCAGAAACAAATCAATTACTGCCACCATGGTTGAAAAATGCCAAGTCTGATGATACTGATGCTAAATCTTTGGATAAGACAGTG GCTAAAGATCAAGAATCAAGTTTTAAGCATAAGAGTCTAGAGTTGCAGAAGAAATGGCATGATAAGTGCTTGCTTCTTCATCCAGTTTATCATCAGTCAAATGTCAGCTCTGAGAGAATTACACAACCGGCTCTCCCTATGATGAGCTTGTACAATGCGAACCTCCTTTCTCGCCAACCTTTACAGCCTAAGTTAGGTTTGAACAGAAACCTTGGTGGGTGTCCACAACTGAACCCAAATCTGTTTCCCAGCCAACCACCTGGTCAGGCAATTAGTCCACCAGGAAGCCCTGTGAGGACAGACCTGGTTCTCGGACGGCCAAAGAGCAGTGAGAACACTCCTGAAAAGGGCCGTGAAGAGTGCATTAAAGACTTTTCAGGTTGTGTTGCTTCTGAGCAAcagatcaagttgcatgattTGCAGGCCAACAAGCTTTTAAGTGCATTAGATGCGGACTCATTTAAGAGACTCCTCAAAGGTCTCCTTGAAAAGGTTTGGTGGCAGGAAGAAGTAGCATCTGCAGTAGCTACAACTGTGACACAATGCAAATTAGGCAATGGTAAACCGCGGGGAAATGCAACAAAAGGTGATATTTGGCTTTTGTTTACAGGTCCTGATGAGGTTGGCAAAAAGAAGATGGCATCAGCTATATCAGAGCTGGTATTTGGGAGCAATCCAGTAATGGTATCTCTTAGTTCACGACGCGATGCTGGGGACTCCGATGTGAATTTCCGTGGTAAAACAGCACTCGATCGAACAGTAGAGGCTGTTAGGAGGAACCCATTTTCAGTGATCATGCTGGAGGACATTGACAAAGCAGATATGCTTGTTCGAGGGAGCATAAAGCGAGCTATGGAGAGAGGTCGACTTTCTGATTCGCATGGCCGTGAAATCAGTCTTGGTAATGTAATTTTCATTCTCACTGCAAATGGGATGCCAGACAATCTCAAATTCCTGTCAAATGGAGTCTCACTTGATGAAAAGAAGCTGATGAATTTGGCAAGTGGAGGATGGCAATTAAGGCTGTCCCTCTCCGAGAAAACAGCAAAGCGCCGTGCCAATTGGTTGCTGGATGAAGAGAGACCTGCGAAACCAAAGAAGGACTCTGGATCAGCACTATCATTTGATCTAAATGAAGCTGCTGGTGCTGAGGAGGACAAAGCTGATGGCTCTCGCAATTCAAGTGATCTCACAATTGATCACGAAGATGAACATGTTCCCAATAACAGACTACAAACGCCAACAGCTTCATCACTGCCTCGAGAGTTTCTCAGTTCTGTAGACGACAATATTGAGTTCAAACCAGTAGACTTCAGCCTTATTTGCTGCGAAGTTTCTAATTCTATAACCAAGAGATTCTCCACCATTATCAGTGATAAAATCCCATTTGAAATTCAAGAACAAGCGCTTGAAAAGATAGCAGGTGGGTTGTGGTTAAGCCAATCAAGTTTAGAAGAATGGACTGAGAAAGTATTGGTTCCAAGCTTGCGGCAGCTCAAATTACAGATACCAACATGCACAGAAGAATCATCCGTGGTTGTGCAGCTCGAGTCCGACAGAGATTCTGGCAGCCGGTGCCACGGTGATTGGCTGCCGGAAAGTGTCAGAGTGGTGCTTGATGGGTTGTGA